A segment of the Chaetodon trifascialis isolate fChaTrf1 chromosome 2, fChaTrf1.hap1, whole genome shotgun sequence genome:
ATGTGTGAGTTTGATTCTGCCTTCAAATGGGGTCGTGTGTACTGTGTTCATGAGCATGAGTCCATAAGACCCCCCCTTCTCAGTCATGGCAGAGGTCATGGAAGTTTATTTATTGATAGTAAGTTAATATATTGTAGTTTTAGTTATTCTTCATCCATGTCAGtacaaaaacagtcatcattaCGGACAGATGTATGCTgtagcaaaacaaaaaagtgattTAATTTCAGTTGGATTTTAATTGTCATTTCAATCTTGTTGATTCCTTGCTTTAAGTGTAATGACCCCATCAGTCACCACAGCGCTCTGACACACAAGTCAAGTGACTGAGGAGCTCATACGTTCATTTTCCTACCATTAAACTGCCTGTAGACTAGTTTTCAGCCTTAACATGTCATGCAGTAAATGTTGTATCGCACTATGTAATGGCTATAGAATGATTTTGATTGGCTGCCTCTAAGTCATCCTCACCCACAGTTAAAAGATTAATCCAGTTAGCCTAAATGAATTTACTTCAACCAACGGACAGAACATGTTATCACTGTCTCTGCtgtacattttctttaaagTTGTAAAAACATTAAACTATACCAACCCAGTTACTGCTCAAAATACACTAAAGAATCTCtatctgctctcttctctccattatacatgaaataaatgaatgcactcatgctttttttcctgttttcttctaCTTCCACTTCCACCCAGACACCAATCCCTGCTGTAGTTTAGCCTACATGTTTGCACAAGGCAATACTCACTGTGTTATTACTCcatacaaacatttcaatgTAAACATCAATTGTGAGTGGCGAATTTTGGTGGGGCGTTTTCTGTTTGGGCTGCAGATTATTTCGCTGAAATTTCTCAACCATGCTGCTGTCAGGCTATGGCTCGAAGCAGGACTCAGCTGCAGAGACTCGTGTACACAATTTCAGCCTTTATTAAAGAAGCCTGAAAATCCTCTTGGCAGAGTGTGAAAAACGAAAAGGCTATGAAACTTTCCTGACAAGTGATCTTCCCTACAGGAAATCACCCGGCTATGAAACAtatacaaagaaacaagaaaacaaaaacaggctaTGAAAATATTGCAAACTGAAATCGCTCCAAAGGGAGGAATATCTATACTAACTAGagtaataaaacaaagaacagaaaatcactccaaaggaggaaaaaaacaaacaatcaggtaatcgggaagacaatcagactggagacatgaggaagggcaagtgacctgaaacgagaggagagttacttttcaaaataaaacaggaaaagacgagacaaaaaaacccaaaacaagacaaaacctCACCGCGGTGTGACAGCTGCATGTTGTCTTTGTggtattttcaattaaatacgggtttcagtgttttgcaaaccACTGCGTTCTGTTTCAATGTACATTTTATACACTGCTCCAACTGTCGGTTGGTATCATGGTATCATGGCTAAAAACATCCACCCTGCTGAAAAACCAGCCACAACGCTGCTCATCTATTTAGAGCCCTCATTGACTTTGTTTACATGCACGAAATACTCCTCATTCTGAAAAATACAATATTCCTACTAAAAGGTTAAATACGCATATGTCATGTTAAGTTATGTACATATATAGAGAGAATAAAAacctttaaattaaattttaagTATGTGACAGCTCAGCAAAGCAAAGACAACATCACTGTTGTCTCAAGGTCAAATTGATCAGCGGTAAAAGAGAAAGTGTTagtgtgtgctgttgtttgtggAGTTGCTTCAGTTATGTTTATCTAACCGTTAAATCCGGTTCCCATGAgcgtctttgttttgttctcttcaaaacacacacccactggtTAATGCATGATGTGATTTCTTGAAAGTCATGTTAGACGCTGCTTGTTGATTGACACCTAAAACAACCCAGACAGGCTGAGACAAAAGTCTATTAGTGTGCATGAACAGTCCACACAGTGTTAGTGACAGTGTCCTTTTCCAAAACAAATTTGGAAATGGGAATCAAAACTGAACATGTTATTGTGCCTGTCAAAAATTTAAGATGCAACTTATAATTTATAGCATTTGGCAGGATTGGTTGAGGGTGGCGGTTAAGTATTATGATGAAAAAGAATTGCCACTTGAGATTATGGCTTTGCAAGACGGGGTGATTTCTGCAGCCCTGCCTCCTTGAAAAATGTGGTTTGTCCTGTTGTTTTAGTAATCATGCCATGTGTAATATCTCAAGAGCTGCCTCCTATCTGAGAATATCAAAACTATATATAAGATTTGTCACATGACCTGAAGTATAAAAGTGCTGTTACCTGCAGACCTGACAATGTCACCACATCCTCAGCTGGCACACTCTCCTCATCTGCATCTTCACCTGAAAGATTCACACTGCAGAAGTTTTTAAGAAACCCTGCTGAGGCCTGAACAGGTAATCTTGTTTTTAGTATATAATGCACATTAACAGACATTTAATGGTTCTTTTTACCCAAATTACAAACTGACCGCATGGGGATTTTTGGCATTTTCCCTTAAGAGCAGTGTAGCTTAGACCTACACATAGCAATTTAATTGCAATTGCATTtttgaatttctgtttttattatgttcTATGCAACTGATGACAAATAGCTGTGGCCGCATCACAATGAGTCCTTAGTACTGCTAAATGTGCACTCCCACTGACTCAGCTGCAGAGGCATTAATCATGCAGTTCAGGCTGAAagagcaaaaataaatcaacatagTAACCGTGAAGTGTTAATATTATTGCATTTCTAGCTATCAGTCTCCTTGATCAGCTTATTGTTTGCAAAGCCAGGTCACATCAACTAAACACGTGCACTAATAAGGTAACATAGTAAATTAAACATATAAAAATGCccttaaagtggaaacagacatttttattcCCATGCAGGGTGATGGAAGTGCAAATGGAAATAATCACAAAGCGTgtttggtaaaataaataaataaataaaaatagcagtCTTATTAACTTCATTGATAATAACATTACAGCTGAAATTGTGCTCGCTGTTTCCgtttttattctctctgtctttctctgaaacTTTTCGTTGTCTCTCTGACATCCAGCcatgctctcctcctccacgcCACCCCTCCTCTAcctgagcctcctcctctctctgtcgcACCTCCGCCCTGCTCTCTCCTGTCAGGCCGGGACCAAAACAGAGTGTAGGACCGCCCCCTTCGTACCAGGCCACAACCTGGTGGGGGAGGGCTTTGACGTGGTCACCCTGGAGCGCAGAGGAGCCTACATGATTGACGTGAAGACCTACCTGAAGCGAAGCGGCACCTGCACTCTTTGCCCCAACCCTCTTCAAGGCGGCAAGCTGCAGAAAGTAATTTAGATCAGCACGAAGACAAATTTGCAGACATTGCAGCAGTGGTAACCTCACCTTTATTCTCAGCTGCCTGTCTCAGCTGTGGTGGACTGGCGTGcgttcagcagctgcagttttcatCTCGACAGCAGCATGCACACCTCCGTCAGGTATTCTGTGATATGGAGTCATAATCTCGCATAGTGCTGGAagtgttttcatattttaactTTCCTGTTCCAGTGACTCAGCACAGGTTCGTCATCTTTACTGAAGGTAAAAGCAACTCAAATAGGCATTGGtcagaaatgtttaaatctgATTCTTCAGCTCAGATCAGCGCATCTGGAGGACGTCTGGCATCCAAATTCCAGTAGGGGGCAGtaacaagtacatttactcaagtattgtacCGTAGCAATCATTTTGAGGCATTTTTCTTTAGTAATTAAAGGAGGGAAAGCTTTAGTTACGAgctactttgcagattcagattaataataaaaaaaaaataagatacGAACCACTGAATCCTGATGCATCATTAGATATTAAAGTACCCAGCAgcagtacagtatatacagtaatTAAAATAAGCCCCTcttttaccagctgcaacattaaagtgttgttgtattaaaaataataatacaggAACAGAATATTATTCTGAAGTGGGCAATTCTGCTTAATGAAGAGTTTTACTATTGTAATTTAGGCATATTCTGATGCTAATAAACTTAATGTTCAAAAGCATCTCACTATCTTGAGGCTCCAGAAAATCCCATTCATTGTTTATATTCTAATGATTGATGATTTCACAAATTCCAAACTCTTCTGTGAAATTCCTTGCTTTAGATAaggagtgaaagtgaaagtttaCTGACACTAACTGATCTCAAAAATGGGTGTCATTCCCCTTTCATAACATTTATCTTGCCTTTCATATTCTTAACTGGCCTTACATTTATTACATTGCTGCTGTGAATCTTCTTTATTTTATGTGACTTCTGTGTTCACAGCTTACTGGTTCAAGAATATACCAACCAGGTGTGTTCCAACTGGAAGGTAAGAAACTTTTCACAGTTGCTGTTAAAAGAAATGTACATATCATAACTATACACGTGCATGTTTCCCAGAGGCAGTTCAGCCAAATGTGTGAAATTTGTGACCCTTTAATATACTGCACCGTGTTTGTTGCAtacttttttttcagtctggactaaGTTTCCTGAAGTATGTCAACCTGGAGGTGGCGGGAACACATTCCACTGTGCATACCCGTGCTACAgccaggagcagagaggaccACTAcaccttcagcatgcacacGGCCACCTGTACACATTACAAGTAGGATGTGAAGACCCCCACCCACATCACCCCAAAAAATGTATCCAAATTTGCGTACACAGATAattctctgctgtctttcttgTGTTGAGGTTCCGTGTGTCGGGCAGACCACAACTCAGCCATGAGTTCAGGAGGGATTTGGCAAGACTGCCCAGTAACTACAACTCCTCCACCAGTGGCCAGTACAGACGGCTCATAGCGATCTATGGCACTCATTATTTCCGCCAGgttaaaccacacacacatcacttgtATTTTCGTACTCTGCAGAAGTAAAACACCAAATTTTTTTGTCTCAATAAAATTTCATCGTATGTAATTTCAGGTTCATCTAGGGGGGCAATTTCGGCGAGTCACATTTACACGTACCTGTTTGTCCTCACTGAATGGCTTATCCTCACACCAGGTATGTGTAGTAGTTTTGTGAAagcagtaaacacacatgctgtactTACACTCTGTACCAACAATAACACCTAATATCCCCTCCTGCCGTCTAGGCGCACCAGTGCTTATCACAGGGTCTCAGCATAGGCCTGGGGAAGATCAGTCCGTCCTATACTCACAGGACCTGCAACACATTCCTACAGAACCGGGACGTCTCCACCTTCTTCAGCTCCGGTTTCCACCAACACTACACTGAGGTGGTAGGGGGCAGCGGTTGGGCTGGGGAGTTTTCACTCACCCACAACGACTCCCTGGGATTCCAAAACTGGCTGAAAACCCTCAAGGATCACCCTGATGTTGTTTGGTATTCTGTAAGACCGATATACGATCTGGTGCCATCCCAGACACAAAAGACAGGA
Coding sequences within it:
- the LOC139349513 gene encoding perforin-1-like; this encodes MLSSSTPPLLYLSLLLSLSHLRPALSCQAGTKTECRTAPFVPGHNLVGEGFDVVTLERRGAYMIDVKTYLKRSGTCTLCPNPLQGGKLQKLPVSAVVDWRAFSSCSFHLDSSMHTSVSLLVQEYTNQVCSNWKSGLSFLKYVNLEVAGTHSTVHTRATARSREDHYTFSMHTATCTHYKFRVSGRPQLSHEFRRDLARLPSNYNSSTSGQYRRLIAIYGTHYFRQVHLGGQFRRVTFTRTCLSSLNGLSSHQAHQCLSQGLSIGLGKISPSYTHRTCNTFLQNRDVSTFFSSGFHQHYTEVVGGSGWAGEFSLTHNDSLGFQNWLKTLKDHPDVVWYSVRPIYDLVPSQTQKTGLKAAIGQYLKNSVIGDASRQPCSNCCPKHALRGTLTVTIVRGWSLRGDYLGETDSYVHMWYGSHHHRTPMIESSNPKWNCYYHLGKVDTSLILKIEVWDEDLFHDDLLGSCTRELQQGTQTFTCPTENGCVEVRYTLTCDPQLTGTRCNQYKPSPN